GACGTGCCGGAGCTCCTCCCCGGAAGCTCGCTCGAGCGCACGATCGAGGTGGACGGAGTTCTGCCCCTCTTCTTCACAACCGCCGACGTCTCGGTGGGCGGCGATGTCGTGCAGCGCCCCGGCGCTCCCGTCGGCGATGCGCTGGCCGTCACGGCTGTCGCCGCATCCGCGTCGACGTGGACCATCCCGTGGACGGCTCTCGCGGTCCTCCTCGTCGTCATCGGGCTCGTGGTGTGGTTGATCGTCTCGCGGCGCCGTGCCAAGCGCACACGTCAGCGTGAGGTCGACGAAGCCGTCGCCGCAGCGCTAGCGGCGCGGGATGCCGCGGATGCCGACGCGCCCGCCGATGCGTCCGCCGATGCCGACGCGCCCGTCAACGCCAACGCACCCGCAGAGCAGGCAGCCGACCGGGGCGTCTGAGCTCAGGCGGTCGTCAGGCGAGGAGTGCCGGTTTGGCCGGCTTCCTCGGCGCACTGTCGGGGCTCCCGTGCAGTTCTCGGTGGAGACGCTCCATCTTCGCGTCGAGTTCTGCCGCGGTGTCGGCCGCCGCCTTGAGCTCGCCGAGCAGTTCGGCCGGGACGAGGCTGTCGTACTTGTAGTAGATCTTGTGCTCGAGGCTCGCCCAGAAATCCATCGCGATGGTGCGGAACTGCACCTCGACGGGGACCGCGATCCGACCCGTGGAGAGGAAGACGGGAACTTCGACGATCACGTGGAGGCTCTTGTAGCCGTTCGGCTTGGGTTCGGCGATGTAGTCCTTCACCTGGAGGACGCGGATGTCGTCCTGCTGCGTCAGAAGGTCGAACAGACGGTAGGCGTCGTGGATGAAGCTGCAGGTCACGCGGACGCCGGCGATGTCGGTGATGTGCGCGCGGATGCTCTCGAAATCGGTCTCGATCCCTTTGCGGCCGACTTTTTCCACGAGGCTGTCCGGTGACTTGACGCGACTCGTCACGTGCTCGATCGGGTTGTAGTCGTGGGTCAACTGGAATTCCTCGCGCAGGATCGCGAGTTTCGTCTCGACCTCGCGGAGGCCGAACTGGTACTCCAGGAGGAAGCGTTGGAACGCGTCGCGGAGCGTTCGCAGTTCGCCGGGTGAGAAGGTGACCGACTCGTCTGACTGGTGCAGGATGCCGGCGCTGTCGACCATGGGATCGACGCTATCGGCGCTCCCTACGAGGCGACTGGGAAGACGGGATGCCGCCAGGCGTCCCGTGCAGGGATCTCAGGCCGAGACGAGTGAGGCGAGAGTGTCGGGGGAGAGGGCGTGCTCGATGGCGAGCATGCTCGCCCCGAGGACGGCGGCGTTCTCGCCGGCCGCGGATTGCACGATCGCGAGGTGCTCGGTCGCGAGCGGGATCGAGCGCGTGTAGACGACCTCCCGCACCCCGGCGATGAGGTGCTCGCCGACACGCGCCATGGATCCTCCGATCGCGATGACCGACGGATTGACGAGGCTCACGCACGTCGTGAGCACTTCGCCGATATCGCGTCCGGCCTGCCGCACCGCCTGGATCGCGTCGATGTTGCCGCGCTTGACCAGCTCGACGACGTCGTTGCCGCTCTCGGCCGGGACGCCCTGCGCGCGGAGAGTCCGGGCGATCGCCGGACCCGAGGCGAGCGCTTCGAGGCATCCCTTGTTGCCGCAGTGGCAGGGGACTCCGGCGCCGCGCGCCACCTGCACGTGTCCGATGTCACCCGCGATGCCCTGAGCGCCGCGCTGCAGGAGGCCACCCGAGATGACCCCCGACCCGATGCCCGTTGCGACCTTGACGAACATCAGGTGCTCGACGCCGGGCCATGCGATGGCCCGTTCGCCGAGAGCCATGATGTTGACGTCGTTGTCGACGAGGACGGGGACATCGAGGTGCTGGCGAGTCCACCCGGGGACGTCGAAGCGGTCCCAGCCCGGCATGATCGGCGGATTGACGGGCTGCCCCGTCGAGTGCTCGACGGGGCCTGGGATGCCCATGCCGATCGCGGCGAGGTCGGACGTGCTGCGCCCGATCCGCGCGAGCAGATCGCCGGCGCGCTCGACCATCCACGTCAGGACGGGCACAGGACCCAGCGTGACGTCGAGGGGTTCGCTGTGCTCGATGAGGATCGATCCCGCCAGATCCGTCACGGCGAGCGTCGCGTGCGAGGCCCCGATGTCGGCGGCGAGCACGAGGCGCGCCCCCGGATTGAGGGCGAACTGCGACGGAGGACGTCCGCCCGTCGAGACGGTCTCTGCGATGGGAGTGATGAGCCCCATTCGCATGAGCTCGTCGACGCGGGCGGCGATCGTGGAGCGAGCGAGCCCGGTCGATTTGGCGAGTTCCGCGCGGGTGCGCGGGACTCCGTCGCGCAGGAGCTGGAACAGCTGTCCTACGCCCGATACTCCGGTCGAGTCGATGCTCATATCGTCACACTTCAGTCTTCTTATTGTGGTTCGCCGTCAGAAGTCGACGGACTTATGACGATTGTGGCATCGGCTTCCTGCATATCCGTCGATAGACGGCCGTGCAGAAGCGCAAGTTTTCCTCAGGTTCGGCCGCCGGGTCGGGCGAATCGCTGTTGGAGGAGGACGGCGACGACGATGATGACGCCCTTGGCGACGGCTTGGACGGATGAGGTGAGGTTGTTTTGGACGAAGACGTTGGTGAGGGTGGCGAAGATGAGGACGCCGAAGACGGTGCCGACGATGGTGCCGCGGCCGCCGATGAGGAGTGTTCCGCCGACGACGACGGCGGCGATGGCGTCGAGTTCGTAGAGGAGGCCGTGGGTGGAGGTTCCGGCGGTGGTGCGGCCGAGGATCATGACGGCGGCGATGCCGGCGGTGAGGCCGGCGATGGCGTAGAGCCACATGGTGTGGCGTTTGACGTTGATGCCTGCGAGGCGTGCGGCTTCGCGGTTGCCGCCGATGGCGACGGTGCGGCGTCCGAAGGTGGTGCGGTTCAGGACGATCCAGCCGAGGATGGAGACGATCGCGAAGATCCAGATGAGGATGTCGACGCCGAGGAGGTTGGTGTTCATGAAGTCGATGAAGTCGCGGCTGTTCACGACGAGGGTGCGGCGTTCGGCGAGGATTTCGGCGAGGCCGCGTGCGGCGACGAGCATGGCGAGGGTGGCCATGAAGGCGACGACGTTGCCGTAGGCGATGACGATGCCGTTGATGAGGCCGGCGGCGACGCCGACGGCGAGGGCGATGAGGATCATGAAGATCCAGTGGGTGTCGCGGACGACGTCTTGGATGACGGCGAGGGTGGCTGCGACGGAGGCGAGGCCCATGACGGCTCCGACGGAGAGGTCGATGCCGCCGGCGATGATGACGAGTGTCATGCCGATGGAGATGACGCCGATGATGGAGGCCTGGCGGAGGATCGTGAGGAGGTTGGAGACGCCGAGGAAGCTGTCTCCCGCTGTCACGGCGCCCACGATGATCAGGAGGATGAGCGCGACGACCAGGCCGAGGTTGCGTCCCACGGAACCGGACAGGATGCGGCGGAGGGGAGACTTCGGGGTCTCGATGGCGACACTCGACGTGGTGGGGGGCGCCGTCGAGGCTGTGGGGGTGGTCTGCTCGCTCACGCGGCGGTTCCTTTCATGACGAGATCGAGCACGCCGTGCTCATCGATCTGCGAAGCGGGGAGGGTCTTCAATACGCGGCCGTCCGAGACGACGAGGACGTTGTCGGCGAGGCCGAGGACCTCTTCGATCTCGCTCGAGACGATCACGACGGCGTTGCCGTCGGCGGCGAGCTGGCGGATGAGGGCGTAGATCTCGGCGCGAGCACCGACATCGACGCCGCGAGTCGGCTCGTCCAGCAGCAGGACTCGTGTCCCGTGCACGAGCCAGCGCGCGAGGAGGATCTTCTGCTGATTGCCGCCGGAGAGAGTGGCAGCGGCTCGATCGGGGTCGGCGGGGCGCAGCTCGAACGCCTCGATCTGCTCCCGCGTGGTGGCGCGTGCTGAGCGGTCGTCGAGGAAGCCCGCCTTGGCGAACCTGCTGAGGGAGGCCAGCGTGACATTGACGAAGATCGGTTCGGTGAGGACGAGGCCCTGACT
This genomic stretch from Microbacterium sp. SLBN-146 harbors:
- a CDS encoding GTP pyrophosphokinase family protein; the encoded protein is MVDSAGILHQSDESVTFSPGELRTLRDAFQRFLLEYQFGLREVETKLAILREEFQLTHDYNPIEHVTSRVKSPDSLVEKVGRKGIETDFESIRAHITDIAGVRVTCSFIHDAYRLFDLLTQQDDIRVLQVKDYIAEPKPNGYKSLHVIVEVPVFLSTGRIAVPVEVQFRTIAMDFWASLEHKIYYKYDSLVPAELLGELKAAADTAAELDAKMERLHRELHGSPDSAPRKPAKPALLA
- a CDS encoding ROK family transcriptional regulator; protein product: MSIDSTGVSGVGQLFQLLRDGVPRTRAELAKSTGLARSTIAARVDELMRMGLITPIAETVSTGGRPPSQFALNPGARLVLAADIGASHATLAVTDLAGSILIEHSEPLDVTLGPVPVLTWMVERAGDLLARIGRSTSDLAAIGMGIPGPVEHSTGQPVNPPIMPGWDRFDVPGWTRQHLDVPVLVDNDVNIMALGERAIAWPGVEHLMFVKVATGIGSGVISGGLLQRGAQGIAGDIGHVQVARGAGVPCHCGNKGCLEALASGPAIARTLRAQGVPAESGNDVVELVKRGNIDAIQAVRQAGRDIGEVLTTCVSLVNPSVIAIGGSMARVGEHLIAGVREVVYTRSIPLATEHLAIVQSAAGENAAVLGASMLAIEHALSPDTLASLVSA
- a CDS encoding ABC transporter permease, with the protein product MSEQTTPTASTAPPTTSSVAIETPKSPLRRILSGSVGRNLGLVVALILLIIVGAVTAGDSFLGVSNLLTILRQASIIGVISIGMTLVIIAGGIDLSVGAVMGLASVAATLAVIQDVVRDTHWIFMILIALAVGVAAGLINGIVIAYGNVVAFMATLAMLVAARGLAEILAERRTLVVNSRDFIDFMNTNLLGVDILIWIFAIVSILGWIVLNRTTFGRRTVAIGGNREAARLAGINVKRHTMWLYAIAGLTAGIAAVMILGRTTAGTSTHGLLYELDAIAAVVVGGTLLIGGRGTIVGTVFGVLIFATLTNVFVQNNLTSSVQAVAKGVIIVVAVLLQQRFARPGGRT